The DNA region CATACGGGCTTCCATGAACTCCCGTCTTCCGTTCGTTTTCAAATAGGGCATAATGCCCGCATATCCGGCAGCGTTCAGGTTCACGCCGGTCACCCAATTACCTGCATGCTCTTCCCCCTTGGCTCCGGCGATGACCACCGGTGCGGGAATCAGCTCCTGATACAGCGGAATGCCCGCCTGAATCGTCTTAAACGCTTTGCCGCTCTGTAAGAATGGAATGGCGCTGCTGTACGTAGGCACGAAATATTTGCCGATCACTTCTAGCTCCTCTCCGTCATAAAAGGGCTCGCCGCCTATAAACGGATGCAGCATAAGTATATTTTCAAAATGCGACCAGATGAACATCTGCAGCAATCGTCCTGTCCGGCCGCTCTCCAGCCTGTCTCCGGTCTGCACGCCGTATCTCTCATAATCGATAAACTTCCAGCCGCGCGGACCCTTCACCCATTTCTGAAACATGAGTTCGCCCTCTCCGCTGCGTCCGGATTGATCCGGGCTTGTTCCCTTTAAAACCGTCAGCCGCTGCTCATCGGCATGCTGAACCAGCATTTGGCGCGTCTTCTCGACAATATGCCTCACCTTGAGCGAAGCGTTCGCCAGCTCGGCGATGTCTTCTTGTCCATAATGAAAATGGGAAATACAGCCGCGTTCCATCCTTAAGATCGCCTCCTTCGTCTGACGTCAAGCAGATCTACTGTCATCATATAAACGAACAGCGGAGTTGGTGCATGTCTCGTTAGATTTTCCTGTTTTCTCCACGCTGATCCCCGCTAAGCTGCATCAGAAAACGTCATTCGGCGTACGCTCCAAGCAGACAGATCACAACTGAACAATAATTACGCTTGCGATATCAGGCAGCAGATCCTCCGAGGTTCGTATTTTCTGTAACAAAATAAAAAAGAACCCTGATATGAGTTGTTCTCATGTCAGGGTTCAGCTAGTGATGGGAACGCCGCCAATGGTTCATTTCTCGACCCATTGTTCAGCCCAGGAAGCAATCTGCTCCATGACCGGGCGAAGCGCTTTGCCTTTCTCCGTAAGCTCGTATTCAATACGAACCGGCGTTTCCGGGTACACATGACGAATCAAAATTCCTTCGCATTCCAGATCCTTCATCCGCTCCGACAGCATCTTGTCACTCATGGACGGAATCAGGTTGGAGATGTCTTTAAAACGCTTCGGACCGCTCATCAATGTCTGGATAATCAATCCGTTCCAACGTTTACCCAGAAAAGAAAACGCGGATTCAAAGCGGGGACACAGCGTAATGTTTGTAACTTCCATATCCTTTCACCTCTTTACGAAGTCACCATATGTTTCAAAAATGTATTCGTTTAACGAGAGATCGAAAAACTTACGATTAGTTAGTATGTTTCATTTTAACACATTTTCGGGAAGCTGAAAACCACCTGGCCC from Paenibacillus ihbetae includes:
- a CDS encoding winged helix-turn-helix transcriptional regulator, giving the protein MEVTNITLCPRFESAFSFLGKRWNGLIIQTLMSGPKRFKDISNLIPSMSDKMLSERMKDLECEGILIRHVYPETPVRIEYELTEKGKALRPVMEQIASWAEQWVEK